Proteins found in one Parasteatoda tepidariorum isolate YZ-2023 chromosome 7, CAS_Ptep_4.0, whole genome shotgun sequence genomic segment:
- the LOC107449706 gene encoding uncharacterized protein, whose translation MSQKKNLTRVNLYDKEFPSLSDDVDDTLGASTYSSSYSSRLKTVLHSEVPKQKESYATVNKKRDITTTSASKTKNERPDSDKLCSTKQKRKPYESTSKTFDSTNSFSKNSASHDLDFSEIKSDISSAWTVVKKKRVNQENNRQSKNESCAAFNETHSDNKNQFRSNNSASHVNNRQNKNKLSAQNFSIKETMNDNEDQFRSKNSASRGNDRQNRNLFSTKNSSPKNALNGNNDLFRLRNDFSDKHSVRSKSFMEHKPNNLTQYKSKADFQNNINSENFLPQSSAHKISHQRNVISETLKTGSSENRYKNNESKKNVPESFQRGSSFKQQSSVLLGTCTNDKLLDNQGRLKKCDPKFAPKNTDPGHFKSNLKSCHNRPYITLKNKQMPNCSNSNLTNTQKTSDNPQSVTQNESIGVRFDKTTKKKRKSKLKRQAGLQRDKVQLISHNVFDKILKLSSESNTQTQKNVTLNINNASEYPELGAKADCGKQYFYSEVVHADKEVEVKSEETNISTSGSPNKSSLFPTGGDKNKSLSDVEEGTPETEKVALRHNDPITISLFDIINNKTKKKNPDRNNKFLFGVPTSAAKGKKSSFLSAKNQTVNPLDSSKPAVKRGKEREKPKLKKPSHLKKIILLDRMKRKEQIRSNKAELSGPENIDDVITPDGEAPALTSSSENDKVKEYSHDPTKGSMTAEDDALSIENYYFDSKNRAFLGECDDPHVQSDCDPKCLTPFQKDSSFLQNETCDSNNQLDQSDSSFIEIIVDVKWLFGYNGQCFHKVPQTECLTCAGLHSYDGGMLTSRNQRNVSRHGKVPKFQNYDTFLYSIRYMFAVNSSSEITAAEPVLNDIKYLFMKESCSSVLEDDEVSAVTSSDCEYNENSLSPVISDRLEMVNHNSAVVIHDKNLTDDENSSIIVVDNLAASGKMNNFTYDTNLNMSCFPSDENEMLFIENEENKINIYQKKNEIPVIKEPFDESIANNTFDCSENVIQSLPDRKFSEKVIKQASLIVLHSKKYREYCDQFLSKNLDETVSLLLDDLARFQDRMHQKDPVKARMKRRLVYGIREIKRHVKLKKLKCIIIASDIEDSQSEGGLNDNLEELKSLARDFQIPYIFSHTRRQLGKRCRKSAPVSAAGIFNYDGSEENFKKMLMLQRDCKLDYVAAIKSLSSNLTDSQVELLCQTKEDNPSNLSSVNTKLLKEFYPPVKLIDDASESCEDDTVAGIESKNCKDEKAIMYNILLKYKIINY comes from the exons ATGTctcaaaaaaagaacttaacaAGAGTAAATTTGTACGACAAAGAATTCCCTTCATTATCTGATGATGTTGATGACACTCTTGGAGCTAGTACTTATTCCTCTTCATATTCTTCTAGACTCAAAACTGTGTTACATTCTGAAGTGCCTAAACAAAAAGAGAGTTATGctactgtaaataaaaaacgtGACATTACTACTACCAGTGCTtccaaaactaaaaatgaaaggcCAGATTCAGATAAGCTGTGTTctacaaaacagaaaagaaagCCTTATGAGTCAACTAGTAAAACATTTGACTcaacaaattctttttctaaaaattctgcCTCTCATGATCTTGATTTTTCCGAGATTAAATCTGATATCAGCTCAGCATGGACAGTTGTTAAAAAGAAGAGAGTTAATCAAGAAAATAACCGACAAAGCAAAAATGAATCTTGTGCAGCATTTAATGAAACTCATagtgataataaaaatcaatttaggtCAAACAATAGTGCCAGTCATGTAAATAACCGacaaaacaagaataaattaaGTGCCCAAAATTTCTCAATCAAGGAAACAATGAATGATAATGAAGATCAATTTAGATCGAAGAACAGTGCCAGTCGTGGAAATGACAGACAAAACAGGAATTTATTTAGTACCAAAAATTCATCACCCAAAAATGCACTGAATggtaataatgatttatttagatTGAGGAATGATTTCAGTGATAAACATTCTGTTAGGTCCAAATCTTTTATGGAACATAAACCAAACAATTTAACCCAATATAAAAGTAAGGCagactttcaaaataatataaattctgaGAATTTTCTACCTCAATCATCTGCCCATAAAATTAGTCATCAAAGAAATGTTATAtcagaaactttaaaaacaggTAGTTCTGAAAATCGTTACAAgaataatgaaagtaaaaagaatGTGCCAGAATCTTTTCAAAGGGGATCTAGCTTTAAACAGCAAAGTTCTGTGTTGCTGGGAACATGCACAAATGATAAATTGCTTGATAATCAAGGACGCCTGAAAAAATGTGACCCAAAATTTGCACCAAAGAATACTGATCCTGGCCAtttcaaatctaatttaaagTCTTGTCACAATCGTCCTTACATTAcacttaaaaacaaacaaatgccTAACTGTAGTAACTCAAACCTGACTAATACACAAAAAACATCTGATAATCCACAATCTGTTACGCAAAATGAATCGATTGGCGTAAGGTTCGATAAAacaactaaaaagaaaagaaaaagcaagcTGAAACGTCAGGCAGGTCTACAACGGGATAAAGTTCAATTGATTTCCCACAatgtttttgacaaaattttaaaactaagctcTGAGTCGAACACACAAACTCAGAAAAATGTgactttaaatatcaataatgcCAGTGAGTATCCGGAATTGGGTGCAAAGGCTGATTGtggtaaacaatatttttatagtgaaGTTGTACATGCTGATAAAGAAGTAGAAGTGAAAAGT gaaGAAACCAATATAAGTACCAGTGGATCACCTaacaaaagttctttatttcCTACTG GTGGTGACAAAAATAAGAGTCTAAGTGATGTGGAAGAAGGCACGCCTGAAACCGAAAAAGTAGCCTTGCGCCATAATGATCCTATTACTATATCTCTATTTGACATCATCAATAACAAG ACTAAGAAGAAAAATCCTGatagaaacaataaatttctttttggtgTCCCTACCTCTGCAGCAAAAGGGAAAAAGTCATCTTTCTTATCT gCTAAAAACCAAACTGTAAATCCTTTAGATTCTTCTAAACCTGCTGTTAAAAGAGGCAAAGAGAGAGAAAAGCCAAAATTAAAGAAGCcttctcatttaaaaaag ATCATTTTACTTGATAGAATGAAGAGAAAAGAACAAATCAGATCTAATAAAG CTGAATTATCTGGCCCAGAAAACATAGATGACGTGATAACCCCTGATGGTGAGGCTCCTGCTCTAACTTCCTCTTCTGAGAATGATAAAGTTAAAGAATATTCACATGATCCTACTAAAGGTTCAATGACTGCTGAAGATGATGCTTTGtccattgaaaattattattttgattcaaaaaacCGTGCATTCCTTGGTGAATGTGATGATCCCCATGTACAAAGTGATTGTGACCCAAAATGCCTTACGCCCTTTCAAAAAGATTCTTCATTTCTACAAAATGAAACCTGTGATTCAAACAATCAGCTTGATCAATCTGATTctagttttattgaaattattgttgATGTTAAATGGCTGTTTGGATACAATGGACAATGTTTTCACAAAGTTCCTCAAACTGAATGTCTCACGTGTGCTGGCCTTCATAGTTATGATGGCGGTATGTTAACAAGTAGAAACCAAAGGAATGTGTCTAGACACGGGAAAGTGcctaagtttcaaaattatgatactttCTTGTATAGCATTAGGTACATGTTTGCTGTTAACTCATCCTCTGAAATAACAGCCGCAGAACcagttttaaatgatattaagtaTCTTTTCATGAAAGAAAGCTGTTCCAGTGTACTTGAAGATGATGAAGTATCTGCCGTTACCTCTAGTGACTgtgaatataatgaaaatagtttatctCCTGTTATTAGCGATAGGCTTGAAATGGTTAACCATAATTCTGCTGTTGTtattcatgataaaaatttaactgatgATGAAAATTCATCTATCATTGTTGTTGATAATTTAGCTGCTAGtggtaaaatgaataattttacttatgatACTAACTTGAATATGTCATGTTTTCCATCTgatgaaaatgaaatgttatttattgaaaacgaagaaaacaagattaatatttatcaaaagaaaaatgaaatccCAGTAATAAAAGAACCTTTTGATGAATCCATAGCCAACAATACTTTTGATTGTTCAGAGAATGTTATCCAGAGTTTACCTGAtcgaaaattttcagaaaaagtaattaagcaAGCTTCTCTTATTGTTTTACATTCCAAAAAATACAGAGA ATACTGTGATCAGTTTTTGAGCAAAAACCTAGATGAGACAGTGTCTCTCTTGCTGGATGATCTTGCTCGCTTTCAAGATCGAATGCATCAGAAAGATCCTGTCAag GCTCGAATGAAACGTAGACTAGTGTATGGAATTCGGGAAATAAAGAGACAcgtgaaattgaaaaaacttaagtgCATTATTATAGCATCAGATATTGAAGACAGTCAAAGTGAAG GAGGTTTGAATGACAATTTGGAAGAATTGAAATCACTTGCAAGAGATTTCCAAATACCTTACATATTTTCTCACACAAGAAGACAGTTGGGGAAACGTTGTCGAAAATCTGCTCCAGTCAGTGCTGcaggaatatttaattatgatggATCAGAA